From Rutidosis leptorrhynchoides isolate AG116_Rl617_1_P2 chromosome 3, CSIRO_AGI_Rlap_v1, whole genome shotgun sequence, a single genomic window includes:
- the LOC139896844 gene encoding uncharacterized protein At4g22758-like, with amino-acid sequence MLMSKHKKNQAGGNRILISVTVVGSAGPIRFVVNEKELVDFVINIALKSYAREGRLPVLGSNVNDFVLYCPVIGTEALKAWEMIGSFGVRNFMLCKKPKTVVDGGDDGGKTVAVGISRKSSGSWKAWFNKSLNLKVSSH; translated from the exons ATGCTGATGTCGAAACACAAGAAGAATCAAGCCGGTGGAAACCGGATTTTAATTAGCGTTACAGTCGTCGGAAGCGCAGGACCAATTCGTTTTGTTGTTAATGAAAAAGAATTAGTGGATTTTGTTATTAATATCGCGCTTAAATCGTATGCTCGTGAAGGCCGGCTTCCGGTTCTCGGATCAAATGTTAATGATTTCGTTTTGTACTGCCCTGTTATTGGAACTGAAG CTTTGAAGGCATGGGAAATGATTGGATCATTTGGAGTGAGGAATTTTATGTTGTGTAAGAAACCGAAGACGGTGGTGGATGGCGGCGACGATGGTGGAAAGACGGTGGCGGTTGGAATAAGTCGGAAGAGCTCCGGCAGCTGGAAGGCGTGGTTTAATAAATCACTCAATCTTAAAGTATCTTCTCATTAA